In Pseudoalteromonas tetraodonis, the genomic window AGCGCTTGTTCGCATTGGGGTATGTACCGCTCCCCTGCACTGGATAAACGCAAATGGCGAGTTGTTCTAATAAATAATTCGCAGCCAAGGGCTGATTCTACGCGCTTAATAGCCGCACTGGCGGTTGCTGTGCGCATATCTAACTTAGCAGCAGCTAAAGTAATACTTCGACACTCTGCTACTTTTAAAATCAGTTTTAAGTCATCAATCTGCATATTATCTATTTTTATTTGATAATGATTCAATAATTATGCTGTTTATTTTAAATAAAGCAAATTGTATTATGTTGCTCATACACTCAGTGAACACTGTTTATTAGCCCTTTTTTATTATGGAGAGACTATGACTCACCCTATTATTCGCGACCTTGAAAGCCGCCATACTGCTAAACGTTACGACGCGACAAAGCGCATTTCTCAAGACGATTTAACGGTATTGTATGATGCTATGCGTCTTTCTCCTTCGTCAATTAATTCGCAGCCTTGGAAATTTGTAGTGATTGAATCAGACGCTGCAAAAGAGCGTATGCACACTACCTTTGCTAATAAGTTTCAATTTAATCAGCCACACATTAAAGCGGCGTCGCACATTATTTTATTTGCTCATAATCCGCAATATACTCGTGAAGATTACGGACACGTAATTGATGCCGATATAAAGAATGGCCGAACTCAAAAAGAAAACCGCGAGCAAGCTTTTGGCGCCTTTGCGTTTGTTGATTTAAATACCGATGAGCAAGGTAATAATGCCGCGTGGACCAAAGCACAAACCTACATTGCTTTAGGCAATACTATGCATGCAGCAGCACGCTTAGGGATTGATACCACGCCGATGGAAGGCGTTGATGCACAGCTGATTAGTGAAGAGTTTGCAAGCGAATTAGACGGCTACATCTGTGATGTGGCACTTGCGCTGGGTTACCATGATGCAGAAGAAGACTACAATGCTAAGCTGCCAAAATC contains:
- a CDS encoding nitroreductase family protein, with protein sequence MTHPIIRDLESRHTAKRYDATKRISQDDLTVLYDAMRLSPSSINSQPWKFVVIESDAAKERMHTTFANKFQFNQPHIKAASHIILFAHNPQYTREDYGHVIDADIKNGRTQKENREQAFGAFAFVDLNTDEQGNNAAWTKAQTYIALGNTMHAAARLGIDTTPMEGVDAQLISEEFASELDGYICDVALALGYHDAEEDYNAKLPKSRLSKEQVIQVL